The Ranitomeya imitator isolate aRanImi1 chromosome 6, aRanImi1.pri, whole genome shotgun sequence genome window below encodes:
- the LOC138641610 gene encoding gastrula zinc finger protein XlCGF57.1-like: MKIEKRDEWCTEDDPTDDCTGSSEEHRISLEFKAENCNITQDACKQHADISDISPAFHSRDRSSDDFNDEISPTPSQIVKQNKSHRRNAEDKNPPTRKKPYSYSCSECGKCFPFKSNVLMHERIHTGEKPYSCSECGKCFAQKSSLLMHERIHTGEKPYSCSECGRCFTNKSHLLMHEIIHTGEKPYSCSECGKCFPNKLYLLLHVKIHTGENPFSCSECGKCFALKSRLKCHEKIHTGEKPYSCSECGKCFAQKSHLSNHEKIHTGEKPYSCSECGKCFTRKSLLQCHEKIHIGENSCSECGKCFTSKQSLMEHETVHTGESPYSCSECGKCFSKKSNLSRHKRIHTGEKPYSCLECNKCFNQRSSLNSHMKIHTEK; the protein is encoded by the coding sequence gactgtaccgggAGCTCCGAGGAACATCGGATATCTTTAGAATTTAAAGCAGAGAATTGTAATATCACACAAGATGCATGTAAACAGCATGCTGATATCTCTGATATTTCTCCAGCCTTTCACAGCAGAGACCGATCATCTGATGATTTTAATGATGAAATATCTCCTACTCCATCACAGATTGTTAAACAAAATAAAAGTCACAGAAGAAATGCTGAAGATAAAAACCCTCCTACAAGGAAGAAGCCATattcatattcatgttcagaatgtgggaaatgttttccatTTAAATCAAATGTTCTTatgcatgagagaattcacacaggagagaagccatattcatgttcagaatgtgggaaatgttttgctcaGAAATCAAGTCTTCTTATGcatgaaagaattcacacaggagagaagccatattcatgttcagaatgtgggagatgttttacAAATAAATCACATCTTCTTATGCATgagataattcacacaggagagaagccatattcatgttcagaatgtgggaaatgttttccaaATAAATTATATCTTCTTCTGCATgtgaaaattcacacaggagagaacccattttcatgttcagaatgtgggaaatgttttgcacttaAATCACGGCTTAAATGTCATGAGaaaattcatacaggagagaagccatattcatgttcagaatgtgggaaatgttttgcacagaaATCACATCTTAGTAATcatgagaaaattcacacaggagagaagccatattcatgttcagaatgtgggaaatgttttacacgtaAATCACTGCTTCAATGTCATGAGAAAATTCATATAGGAGagaattcatgttcagaatgtgggaaatgctttacaagTAAACAAAGTCTTATGGAACATGAGACAGTTCACACAGGAGAGagtccatattcatgttcagaatgtgggaaatgtttttcaaaGAAATCAAATCTTAGTCGTCACAAGAGAatccatacaggagagaagccatattcatgtttagaatgtaaTAAATGTTTTAATCAGAGATCATCTCTTAACTCGCATATGAAAATTCACACAGAGAAGTAG